In the genome of Pirellulales bacterium, the window CGGCGGATGAGTTTGGGTGGCCGCCCGTTGCCCGACCATTTTTTCGGCGGCAGCGGCCCCGTGCCGCATGTCCATACGGTGGTCTGCGGCATGATGCCGGCGACATAGCGCAGTGCAAGCGCGCCGATTCCGGCACGCAGCTCGGTGTTGCAGCCATAGCCCGCGTCCATCAGGACCACGCCACGAGGAAGCTCGGCCTTGCAGGCCGCAGTAATCTGCTCCAGCGCGATCTCGGGCTTGGTCTTGAACCTGACATCCTCAGGCACCCCCGTTTTGCGCCGACGTTGGTGATCGCTCGCCCAGTCCTGCGGCAGATAAAGCCGATAGCCCACCGGCAGGCTGGCGTGGCGATTGGCAATCGACAGCGACACCGCCACCTGGCAATTGTCCTGCTTGCCGAGTTGCCCACAGTATTGCCGCGCCACCCCGACCGAGTGCCGGCCCTGTTTGGGAAACCCGGTGTCGTCGATGATCCAGGCTTCGATCGGCCCCTGCCGCTCGATCGCCGGCAGCACCATCTCGCGTACTTTGGCCAACACTCGTTCGTCTGACCAGCCTCCCTCGCCGACAAAATGCAGCAGCGATTGGTGCTGCGCCGCCGTGCGCGAGGGCGCCGTTACCGCCGCCATCGGCTCCACGCTCTTGCGCTCGCAGGGCATCATCAAACCCACGCAATAATCCCGCAACGGCCGCACACGGTCGCGGTGACCAATCACGCTCGCAAGTCCCTCGACATAACCCACAAACCGCGATTCACTGGCACCTGCTTCGCCAAGACCCATCGCCGCCTCCTTGGGGCTCAAAGATGAATCTCAGCCAATAACTGATTCTCAAACGTAGTCGCCGCGACGTTCTGACTCAGTAAGACTAGCAGGCTGCTGAAAAACGGTATTGTAAGGACGTTTTTCGTGATGATTGGACGGGAGACGATGGGTGGTGTGCGTCAGGGCTTGGGCCTGGAGCGCGGTAATTGGTGGATTTGTTGCTCATTTGTTGGGCTCCAGACAGACTCATCCCGTTGCCGCCAGCAGTTTCGGGATGCGAACGAGATTGTAGGCGATCGCGGTGAGAACGAAGAACCACTCGACCAGACCGCGGCCACGATGCCGGGTCTTGCGCAGGCCGCCGACCGTCTTGATCCAGCCGAAGCATTCTTCGATTCGTTTGCGCTTGATCGTGCTGATGCGATAGCCGGGGTGCCGGGTGGTGCGCGCATCGATCGCCGAGCGGCGGTTGGTATCGTTCTGCGAGACATGCGGCGTGCAGCCGCGCTGGCGACAGCCGGCGACGAAGTCGGCGGTGTCGTAGTTCTTGTCGCCGCCCACCGTGCTGCCGGGCTTGGCAGTGTGCTTGATCATGGCGAGCGCAGTGGTGCGCTCGGCGGTGCCGCTGGCCTCGGTCAGCCGCGCCTCGACGATCAGCCCGTTCCTATTCTCCGTCAGCAGGTGCCCCATGTGGCAGAGTTTGGCCTCCTTGCCGGCGCCCTTTCGGAACAGCCGGGCATCGGGGTCGGTGCTCGAAGAATGCGTGTCGTTCTTGCGTTTTTCGCCGTGGAAGTCGCGTTCGGCATTGCGGCCGCCGCCGCTCTTGGCGGATGGCGGATTGCTGCTGTCATCCTTCGGCACAAAACTCTTCATGCTGGCCCAGGCCTCGATCAGCGTGCCGTCGACCGAAAAGTGCTCGCTCGACAGCAGGCGGCGAACCTGCGGCAGGTTCAGCACGCGGACCATGAACTTGGCCGCGATATCGCCGTCGAGCAGCCGGTCGCGGTTCTTACAGAACACCGTCGCATCCCACACCGCATCGTCCGCCGACAATCCGACGAACCAGCGGAACAACAAATTATAGTCGAGCTGCTCCATCAACTGCCGTTCCGAGCGCACCGTGTAGAACGCCTGCAGCAACAGCGCCCGCAGCAGCCGCTCCGGCGGGATCGACGGTCGGCCGTCGCGCGCATAGAGCTTGCCAAAGGCCCGCGACAACTCCGCCAACGCCGCGTCAACAAGGTCGCGGATCGCCCGCAACGGATGATCGGCGGGTATCCGCGTCTCCAACCGCAGGTAACTGAAAAAGCCTTCCGATCCTTGATCTTCG includes:
- a CDS encoding IS701 family transposase — encoded protein: MGLGEAGASESRFVGYVEGLASVIGHRDRVRPLRDYCVGLMMPCERKSVEPMAAVTAPSRTAAQHQSLLHFVGEGGWSDERVLAKVREMVLPAIERQGPIEAWIIDDTGFPKQGRHSVGVARQYCGQLGKQDNCQVAVSLSIANRHASLPVGYRLYLPQDWASDHQRRRKTGVPEDVRFKTKPEIALEQITAACKAELPRGVVLMDAGYGCNTELRAGIGALALRYVAGIMPQTTVWTCGTGPLPPKKWSGNGRPPKLIRRDKKHQPVSVKVLALGIPKRGWRTIKWREGTADVLSSRFARVRVRAAHRDYHLTESRSEEWLLIEWPKDEDAPTKYWLSTLPSHISFRDLVDITKLRWRIERDYQELKQEVGLGHFEGRGWRGFHHHATLCIAAYGFLISERETIPPCGPRAGGLFPQPAVPSGYRPRGSAAAARASHPELDRNHAPPPHCRAGQNAATMSMLLSRQGKTSGEQKLVMQ
- a CDS encoding IS5 family transposase — protein: MRGEDQGSEGFFSYLRLETRIPADHPLRAIRDLVDAALAELSRAFGKLYARDGRPSIPPERLLRALLLQAFYTVRSERQLMEQLDYNLLFRWFVGLSADDAVWDATVFCKNRDRLLDGDIAAKFMVRVLNLPQVRRLLSSEHFSVDGTLIEAWASMKSFVPKDDSSNPPSAKSGGGRNAERDFHGEKRKNDTHSSSTDPDARLFRKGAGKEAKLCHMGHLLTENRNGLIVEARLTEASGTAERTTALAMIKHTAKPGSTVGGDKNYDTADFVAGCRQRGCTPHVSQNDTNRRSAIDARTTRHPGYRISTIKRKRIEECFGWIKTVGGLRKTRHRGRGLVEWFFVLTAIAYNLVRIPKLLAATG